Proteins encoded by one window of Akkermansia muciniphila ATCC BAA-835:
- a CDS encoding ion transporter gives MPQITRTKLGAANFGPWENIVRVLILVWFMLYTLNAIPDIHPLVGRIAAKVNYWISYFFMFEYILRVLCAKPRKAYIFSGMGILDFIVCVPFLGMFFGTDWQILYSLRIVRILAIFKLARFNETAASFKKAFYLIRDEFFLFFSVILFMLYVTSLGIYIAEHDAQPEKFGSFFDALWFAVETLSTVGYGDLVPITPMGRIFTGVIMFIAVSIIAISTGLITSAFSRVWQQENVFAHRHKRDADKVAAEAGEEEVPK, from the coding sequence ATGCCCCAAATTACCCGCACCAAGCTGGGCGCTGCCAATTTCGGTCCCTGGGAGAACATTGTCAGGGTACTGATTCTGGTATGGTTCATGCTGTACACGTTGAATGCCATTCCGGATATTCATCCTCTGGTAGGCCGTATCGCGGCCAAGGTGAATTACTGGATCAGCTATTTCTTCATGTTTGAGTATATCCTGCGGGTGCTGTGCGCCAAACCGCGGAAGGCTTATATTTTCAGCGGCATGGGTATTCTGGATTTTATTGTCTGCGTGCCGTTCCTGGGCATGTTTTTCGGGACGGACTGGCAGATTCTTTATTCCCTGAGGATTGTCCGCATACTGGCTATTTTCAAGTTGGCCCGGTTTAATGAAACCGCCGCCAGTTTTAAAAAGGCTTTCTACCTGATCCGGGATGAGTTTTTTCTGTTTTTCTCCGTGATCCTGTTCATGCTGTACGTCACTTCCCTGGGAATTTATATTGCAGAGCACGATGCCCAGCCCGAGAAATTCGGTTCCTTTTTTGACGCGCTCTGGTTTGCCGTGGAAACGTTGAGTACGGTCGGGTACGGAGACCTGGTGCCTATTACGCCCATGGGGCGTATTTTTACCGGGGTGATTATGTTTATTGCCGTGTCCATCATTGCTATTTCCACAGGGCTGATCACGTCTGCTTTTTCCCGCGTATGGCAGCAGGAGAATGTTTTTGCGCACCGTCATAAGCGGGACGCAGACAAGGTGGCGGCGGAGGCCGGGGAGGAGGAAGTACCCAAGTAG
- the glgP gene encoding alpha-glucan family phosphorylase: MAKSFLPTIFEHPYEIDPKYGKSVAYFSMEYAIDNSFKIYSGGLGYLSGSHMRSAHDLRQNLVGVGILWSYGYYNQIRAEDGSMATQYMRKNYPFLEDHNIKFLIHVCGAPVWVKAYFLNPETFGTAPMFFLSTDLEENDEESRNISRRLYDANGFTRIAQYVLLGKGGARLFDELGIEPEIYHLNEAHGLAAAFHVLAKTGSVEEVRKRFVFTTHTPEEAGNEKMDVNTMNTFSFFDGLSMEQVRAAVGMTDNTFNYTLAALRLSHIANGVSKLHGEVSRQMWKDYEGICPIIHITNAQNQKYWQDPELAEAFQARNKEAFIRRKRALKKALFRMVGEQTGRVFDPNCLTIVWARRFAAYKRPDLVTGNPTMFERMLQRTNYPVQFIWAGKPYPMDHGAIEIFNRLNDLTAKYPRSAVLTGYELGLSRYLKNGSDVWLNNPVVTREASGTSGMSAAMNGSISVSTNDGWICEFAKDGENCFVIPEAPAHLSPEARDRSDRDNFYNILDDKILPLYYDHNDKWMDIVFNAMTDIYPEFDSDRMADQYYTEMYNS, translated from the coding sequence ATGGCGAAATCATTTTTACCCACCATTTTCGAGCACCCGTATGAAATAGACCCCAAATATGGGAAAAGCGTTGCGTACTTCTCCATGGAATACGCCATTGATAATTCATTTAAAATCTATTCCGGCGGCCTGGGCTATCTGTCCGGCTCCCATATGCGCAGTGCGCATGATCTGCGCCAGAACCTCGTAGGCGTCGGCATTCTGTGGAGCTACGGCTACTACAACCAGATCCGTGCGGAGGACGGATCCATGGCCACGCAATACATGCGTAAAAACTACCCGTTCCTGGAAGATCACAACATCAAATTCCTCATTCATGTCTGCGGAGCGCCCGTCTGGGTAAAAGCCTACTTCCTGAATCCGGAAACATTCGGCACTGCGCCCATGTTCTTCCTTTCCACGGACCTGGAGGAAAATGACGAGGAAAGCCGCAATATCTCCCGCCGCCTGTACGACGCCAACGGCTTCACCCGCATCGCCCAGTACGTACTGCTGGGCAAAGGAGGCGCCCGCCTTTTTGACGAACTGGGCATTGAACCGGAAATCTACCATCTAAACGAAGCCCACGGCCTGGCTGCGGCCTTCCACGTGCTTGCCAAGACGGGCAGCGTGGAAGAAGTGCGCAAGCGTTTCGTTTTCACTACCCATACCCCGGAAGAAGCCGGCAACGAAAAGATGGACGTAAACACCATGAATACGTTCTCCTTCTTCGACGGGCTCTCCATGGAACAGGTGCGCGCCGCCGTAGGCATGACGGACAATACGTTCAACTACACGCTGGCCGCCCTGCGCCTCTCCCACATCGCCAACGGCGTTTCCAAACTCCATGGAGAAGTATCCCGCCAGATGTGGAAGGACTATGAAGGCATATGCCCCATCATCCATATCACGAATGCCCAGAACCAGAAATACTGGCAGGATCCGGAACTGGCGGAAGCTTTCCAGGCCCGCAACAAGGAAGCGTTCATCCGCCGCAAGCGGGCTCTGAAAAAAGCCCTCTTCCGCATGGTGGGTGAACAAACGGGCCGCGTCTTTGACCCGAACTGCCTCACCATCGTATGGGCTCGCCGTTTTGCGGCCTACAAGCGTCCGGACCTGGTCACCGGCAATCCCACGATGTTCGAACGCATGCTCCAGCGCACCAACTATCCGGTGCAGTTCATCTGGGCCGGCAAACCCTACCCGATGGATCATGGCGCTATTGAAATCTTCAACCGCCTGAATGACTTGACGGCCAAATATCCCCGTTCCGCCGTGCTCACCGGTTATGAACTGGGCCTGAGCCGCTACCTGAAAAACGGCTCCGACGTATGGCTCAACAACCCCGTGGTAACCCGGGAAGCATCCGGCACCTCCGGCATGTCCGCCGCCATGAACGGCTCCATCTCCGTCTCCACCAATGACGGCTGGATCTGTGAATTCGCCAAGGACGGAGAAAACTGCTTCGTCATTCCGGAAGCGCCCGCCCATCTCTCCCCGGAAGCCCGCGACCGCTCCGACCGCGATAACTTCTACAACATTCTGGACGACAAGATTCTTCCCCTCTACTACGATCACAACGACAAGTGGATGGACATCGTTTTCAATGCGATGACAGACATCTATCCCGAATTCGACTCCGACCGCATGGCGGATCAGTACTACACGGAAATGTACAACAGCTAA
- a CDS encoding MBL fold metallo-hydrolase RNA specificity domain-containing protein produces MKIHFCGAAGTTTGSQHLLEVNGCRILLDCGMYQGRREEAWHINKDFPYFSPAGVDAVVLSHAHIDHSGNIPNLVKQGFQGNIYSTFATRDLCQLMLADAARIQEHDCAFINKMNKRRGIHQPDVYPTYSEQDAERCMRQFVNIGYDRPIPVVPGVTLTFYDAGHILGAAQVCLDIEDREDGRKKRFLFSGDVGRGDNELLRDPVPVPDVDILLMESTYGGRFHEAPSRDDETFCRAIKEALELGGRVYIPAFAVERTQQLLYLLNRAYHEGTLPLLPVYVDSPMAVGATEIFRIHPECFNKEVYDFLFREKDPFCFEQLRLIRSVGESQALNKMNGQAIIISASGMCEAGRILHHLANNIGDPKNTVLFVGYCAEHTLGRKIMDGWKEVPILGKQYPVRARIREMDSFSGHADHGELLEYFDRTGGPKRNIILVHGEEKATQALAGALRERQANPVSIAQLGSAMVL; encoded by the coding sequence ATGAAAATTCATTTTTGCGGCGCAGCGGGAACGACGACGGGCTCCCAGCATTTGCTGGAGGTGAACGGGTGCCGGATTCTTCTGGATTGCGGCATGTATCAGGGGCGGCGTGAGGAGGCATGGCATATCAATAAGGATTTCCCCTATTTTTCCCCGGCGGGGGTGGATGCGGTAGTTCTGTCCCACGCTCATATTGATCATTCCGGCAATATTCCCAATTTAGTGAAACAGGGGTTTCAGGGAAATATTTACAGTACATTTGCAACCAGAGATCTTTGCCAGCTCATGCTGGCGGACGCCGCCCGCATTCAGGAGCACGACTGCGCATTCATCAATAAGATGAACAAGCGCCGCGGTATTCATCAGCCGGATGTTTATCCTACTTATTCCGAACAGGATGCGGAGCGGTGCATGCGCCAGTTCGTGAATATCGGGTATGACCGGCCCATTCCCGTTGTTCCGGGGGTGACACTCACGTTTTATGATGCGGGCCATATTCTGGGCGCTGCGCAAGTGTGCCTGGATATTGAGGACAGGGAAGACGGGCGGAAGAAGCGTTTCCTGTTTTCCGGGGATGTGGGGCGGGGAGATAACGAATTACTGCGCGATCCCGTCCCTGTTCCGGATGTGGATATTTTGCTGATGGAGAGCACTTACGGCGGCCGTTTCCATGAGGCCCCCTCCCGTGATGACGAGACGTTCTGCCGGGCTATCAAGGAGGCTCTGGAATTAGGAGGCCGCGTTTATATTCCGGCTTTTGCGGTGGAACGCACCCAGCAGCTGCTTTATCTGCTGAACAGGGCCTACCATGAAGGCACTCTGCCCTTGCTGCCCGTATATGTGGACAGTCCCATGGCAGTGGGTGCGACGGAGATTTTCCGCATTCATCCGGAGTGTTTCAATAAGGAGGTTTATGATTTCCTGTTCCGGGAGAAGGATCCGTTTTGTTTTGAACAGCTGCGTTTGATCCGTTCCGTGGGCGAGTCCCAGGCTTTGAATAAAATGAACGGGCAGGCTATTATTATTTCCGCCTCAGGAATGTGTGAAGCAGGGCGCATTCTTCACCACTTGGCGAATAACATCGGCGATCCGAAAAATACGGTTCTTTTTGTAGGCTATTGTGCGGAACATACACTTGGCCGCAAGATTATGGATGGGTGGAAAGAGGTTCCCATCCTGGGTAAACAATATCCTGTCCGGGCCAGAATACGGGAGATGGATTCCTTTTCCGGCCATGCGGACCATGGAGAACTGCTGGAGTATTTTGACAGGACCGGGGGGCCCAAGAGGAATATCATTCTGGTGCATGGGGAGGAGAAGGCTACCCAGGCTCTGGCGGGGGCACTTCGGGAGCGTCAGGCCAATCCCGTTTCCATCGCGCAGTTGGGAAGCGCCATGGTGCTTTAA
- the tdh gene encoding L-threonine 3-dehydrogenase: MGGMKALVKTQAGPGLELMDVPMPEVGPNDVLIKIHKTAICGTDLHIWNWDKWAQQTIPVGMHVGHEFCGVIESVGSSVTEYKPGEIVSGEGHIVCGHCRSCRSGQKHLCPNTKGVGVNRPGCFAEYLSIPQDNVVRIHKSIPMEIASIFDPLGNAVHTALSWDLVGEDVLITGAGVIGCMAAAVCKKAGAKTVVITDINDFRLGLAKTLGADRTVNVTREKLEDVMKELEMTEGFDVCLEMSGAPSCLKDIIDNSRNGANISLLGIQPDGSSIEWNKFIWKGLKMKGIYGREIFETWHKMDSMIRSGLNVAPIITHRLPYTEFREGFEAMNSGKSGKVVLDWIV; this comes from the coding sequence ATGGGGGGCATGAAAGCTCTTGTAAAAACGCAGGCTGGCCCCGGTTTGGAATTGATGGATGTTCCTATGCCGGAAGTCGGCCCGAATGACGTCCTGATCAAAATTCATAAAACAGCCATTTGCGGCACGGATCTTCATATTTGGAATTGGGATAAATGGGCCCAGCAGACCATTCCGGTAGGGATGCATGTGGGCCATGAGTTCTGCGGCGTGATTGAGTCCGTAGGTTCTTCCGTGACGGAATACAAGCCCGGGGAGATTGTTTCCGGTGAGGGGCATATTGTCTGCGGCCATTGCCGCAGCTGCCGTTCAGGGCAGAAGCACTTGTGCCCCAACACAAAGGGTGTGGGAGTCAACAGGCCCGGCTGCTTTGCGGAGTACCTTTCCATTCCGCAGGATAACGTGGTGCGCATCCACAAGAGCATTCCGATGGAAATCGCCTCCATTTTTGACCCGCTGGGCAACGCCGTCCATACGGCTTTGTCCTGGGATCTGGTGGGCGAGGACGTACTGATTACGGGAGCCGGGGTTATCGGCTGCATGGCTGCCGCCGTCTGCAAGAAGGCCGGAGCCAAGACGGTGGTTATTACGGACATCAATGATTTCCGCCTGGGTCTTGCCAAAACGCTGGGGGCGGACCGAACCGTGAACGTGACCCGTGAAAAGCTGGAAGACGTGATGAAGGAACTGGAAATGACGGAGGGATTTGACGTGTGCCTGGAAATGAGCGGCGCTCCGTCCTGCCTGAAGGACATCATCGACAATTCCCGCAACGGAGCCAACATTTCCCTGCTGGGGATTCAGCCCGATGGTTCCAGCATCGAGTGGAATAAGTTCATTTGGAAAGGGTTGAAGATGAAAGGCATTTATGGCCGTGAAATTTTTGAAACTTGGCATAAAATGGATTCCATGATCCGCAGTGGCTTGAATGTGGCGCCCATCATCACGCACCGTCTGCCCTACACGGAATTCCGGGAAGGGTTTGAAGCCATGAATTCGGGAAAATCCGGCAAGGTTGTTCTGGACTGGATTGTTTGA
- the def gene encoding peptide deformylase, with the protein MSHSFIHIILSAVILDILQYGHPLLREECGPVVHINRDILSFLDDMQETLAQGGIGLAAPQVGRPIQLVTINIPSTDATTTWLEVDGCPTTLSRIMPLNFINPILHPFGKKVPYREGCLSITKVYANVMRRSCVRAVLTMMDGRTVTVKCNGLLARCLQHEVDHLHGGLFTDLVSSGDHDKVIRRLRLTHPDAFEEDDDSYARRMKEKRRAQARKARMPQPPGKTA; encoded by the coding sequence ATGTCACACTCTTTTATCCATATCATCCTGTCTGCCGTGATTCTTGATATTCTTCAATACGGACATCCTCTTTTGAGAGAGGAATGCGGGCCCGTGGTTCATATCAACAGGGATATCCTTTCCTTCCTGGACGATATGCAGGAAACCCTGGCCCAGGGAGGCATAGGCCTGGCCGCGCCGCAGGTGGGCAGGCCCATCCAGCTGGTCACCATCAACATCCCTTCCACAGACGCAACCACTACCTGGCTGGAAGTGGACGGATGCCCAACTACGTTGTCCCGAATCATGCCCTTGAATTTTATCAATCCCATCCTGCATCCCTTCGGCAAAAAAGTGCCGTACCGGGAAGGGTGCCTGAGCATCACCAAAGTATATGCGAACGTGATGCGCCGCTCCTGCGTAAGGGCTGTTTTAACCATGATGGACGGACGGACTGTGACCGTGAAATGCAACGGACTGCTGGCGCGCTGCCTGCAGCACGAGGTAGACCACCTTCACGGCGGCCTGTTTACGGATCTGGTTTCCTCCGGTGACCATGACAAGGTGATACGGAGGCTCAGATTGACCCATCCGGACGCTTTTGAAGAAGATGACGACAGCTACGCTCGCCGCATGAAGGAAAAACGCCGCGCCCAGGCACGGAAAGCCCGGATGCCGCAGCCTCCCGGAAAAACAGCCTGA
- a CDS encoding arsenate reductase family protein gives MSSLFIEYPKCTTCQKAKKWLDEQGISYEDRHIVEQNPTAEELRSWIEGSGLPAKKFFNTSGLLYKSMKLKDQLADMSLDEQIALLASNGMLVKRPIFITNGKICVGFKADEWKAAHRS, from the coding sequence ATGTCTTCATTATTTATTGAATATCCCAAATGCACGACCTGCCAGAAAGCAAAGAAGTGGCTTGATGAGCAGGGAATTTCTTATGAGGATCGCCATATTGTGGAACAGAATCCCACGGCAGAGGAACTGCGGAGCTGGATTGAAGGGAGCGGATTGCCGGCCAAGAAGTTTTTTAATACCAGTGGATTGCTTTACAAGAGCATGAAGTTGAAAGATCAGCTTGCCGACATGAGCCTGGATGAGCAGATAGCCCTGCTGGCTTCCAACGGCATGCTGGTTAAACGCCCCATTTTTATTACCAATGGAAAGATATGCGTCGGCTTCAAGGCTGACGAGTGGAAGGCCGCCCATCGTTCCTAA